A genomic region of Papaver somniferum cultivar HN1 chromosome 7, ASM357369v1, whole genome shotgun sequence contains the following coding sequences:
- the LOC113297143 gene encoding probable enoyl-CoA hydratase 2, mitochondrial — MSPLPYMARSLTNHCRRNSKPYLSLYSTLGNLSKQAESEFNSHPCRKNSFRSLILQSISQSVKIERLSDSDFGIIEVKLDRPEAKNAIGKNMLSGLRHSLEAINVDSSANVVMISSSVPRVFCAGADLKERRTMSQSDTRDFVNSLRSTFTFLEGLSIPTIAVIEGAALGGGLEMALSCDLRICGEAAVLGLPETGLAIIPGAGGTQRLPRLVGKSVAKELIFTGRKIDARNAASMGLINYCVPSGEAHLKALEVARDINEKGPLAIRMAKRSVDGGLELDFPSALELEEDCYEQLPNTKDRLEGLAAFVEKRKPRYKGE, encoded by the exons ATGAGCCCTTTGCCATACATGGCGAGATCACTGACTAATcactgtagaagaaattctaaacCATACTTATCTCTCTACTCAACTTTGGGGAATTTATCAAAGCAAGCGGAGAGTGAATTTAATTCTCATCCATGTAGGAAAAATAGTTTTCGGAGTTTAATATTGCAGTCTATATCTCAATCAGTGAAGATAGAGAGACTTTCCGATTCTGATTTTG GAATCATTGAGGTGAAATTGGATAGACCAGAAGCCAAAAATGCAATTGGGAAGAACATGTTAAGTGGCTTACGACATAGTCTGGAAGCTATAAATGTGGATTCTTCAGCAAATGTTGTAATGATCTCCAGCTCAGTTCCTAGGGTGTTTTGTGCCGGTGCTGATTTGAAG GAGCGTAGGACAATGAGTCAATCTGACACCCGGGATTTTGTCAACTCTCTGCGTTCCACATTCACATTCTTAGAG GGACTTTCCATTCCCACAATTGCTGTTATTGAAGGAGCCGCACTTGGTGGTGGACTTGAAATGGCTCTTTCATGTGATCTTCGGATTTGTG GTGAGGCTGCAGTATTGGGGTTGCCAGAGACAGGACTCGCCATAATCCCTGG TGCAGGTGGAACCCAGCGTCTTCCTAGACTAGTTGGAAAATCAGTTGCGAAGGAACTCATTTTCACTGGACGAAAGATCGACGCCAGAAATGCAGCTTCAATGG GCCTCATAAACTACTGCGTTCCTTCTGGCGAGGCTCATCTGAAAGCTCTCGAAGTTGCTCGAGATATAAATGAAAAG GGTCCATTGGCGATTCGGATGGCAAAACGCTCTGTTGATGGTGGACTAGAGCTTGATTTCCCGTCTGCTTTAGAATTGGAAGAGGATTGTTATGAGCAACTCCCGAATACGAAAGATCGGTTAGAAGGTTTGGCAGCATTTGTAGAGAAGCGAAAGCCTCGATATAAAGGTGAATGA